The sequence TAGGCCTATTGAACCGATTAACATAGATGCCTCATCACTCAATATGTCACCAAACATATTACCAGTAAGGATTACATCAAACTGGCGAGGGTTTTTTATCAGCTGCATCGAACAGTTATCTACATATTGGTGATTTAACTCGATTTGAGGGTACTTTTTAGAAACTTCTGTAACGACTTCCCGCCATAATCGGGAAGTTTCCAGGACATTTGCCTTATCTACTGAAGTCACCTTTTTTCTGCGCTTCTTCGCTATTTCAAAGGCTTTTCTGGCTATCCTTTCTATTTCCCGGCTCGTATATACTGCTGTATCTATTGCTTTATATCCGTATTCCAGAGCTTCTCGACCCCTGGGTTCACCAAAATATATATCACCCGTTAACTCCCTTACCACCAGTATGTCTATACCGTTTTTAAGGATCTCCTCCTTTAAAGGAGAGCTATGGGCAAGGGATGGGAACAGATAAGCCGGTCGGAGATTGGCATATAATTCTAGTTTCTTCCTTAAATCTAGAATTGCCCTTTCGGGTCTCTTGTCTCTAGGGAGGTCCTCCCATTTCGGCCCGCCGACAGCCCCGAATAAAATATATTTATGCGTTCTGCATAATTCCAATGTTTCCTTAGGAAGTGGGTCTCCCGTTTCTTCAATTGCCGCTCCACCGACTAAAGCTTCTGTAAAATTAAAGCTAATAGTATATTTATCCCCTATTACCTGTAATACCTTTACAGCCTCTTTTACAACTTCTGGACCTATACCATCTCCCGGTAGAAGAACTATATTATATTTCGCCATTTGACCCTACCCTTTCTACAGCATAGGCCATTAAACCACCTTTTGAAATAATATCCATAATAAAGGGTGGAAAGGCTTGAGCTTTATATGTCCTGTTCTTGCTAGTATTTATAATTACGCCTTCCTGGCCATTTATTTCTAATATATCACCATTTTCTATATCAATAACGGCTTCAGGGCATTCAAGTATAGGTAAACCAATATTTATAGAATTCCGATAAAATATTCTGGAAAACGAAACAGCTATTATACATGAAATGCCGGAAGCTTTAATAGCGATAGGAGCATGTTCCCTCGAACTTCCGCAACCGAAATTTCTTCCTGCTACCAAAATGTCTCCTTTTTCTATTTTGCTTAAAAAATCCTTATCCAGATCTTCCATACAGTGCTTTGCCAGTTCTTCGGGTTGTTGTATATTAAGGTACCTAGCCGGTATTATAACATCAGTATCTATATTATCACCATATTTAATAGCCTTCCCTTTATACAGCATTGTTAACCACCTCTCTGGGATGGGTTATTTTGCCTTTAACAGCAGAAGCAGCAGCTACTGCAGGATTCGACAGATAAACCTCACTTTCAGGATGCCCCATCCTGCCAACGAAGTTACGATTGGTAGTAGCAATGGCCTTTTCGCCTTTGGCTAGGATACCCATATGCCCTCCAAGACATGGCCCGCACGTAGGTGTGCTTACAACGGCCCCCGCTTCGATAAATATTTCTATCAGCCCTTCTTTTACGGCCTGTAAATATATCTCTTGGGTTGCGGGAATTATAATCAATCTGGTATAGGGATGCACTTTATTCCCTTTTAATACCATTGCGGCATCTCTCAAATCCTTTAATCTGCCATTAGTGCATGACCCTATGACCGCTTGATCTATAGCAACGTTTTCGACACTGCTTACCGGGACTACATTTTCCGGTAAATGGGGAAGGGCCACCTGAGGTTCCATATCTTCTATATTATATTCATAGACTTCTGCATAAGTGGCATCTTCATCACTATTATAAATAGTGTAAGGTTTTTTAGCCCTTTTGTCAATATATTTTAGTGTTTTTTCATCAGGTGCCATTATTCCGTTTTTAGCACCTGCTTCCACTGCCATATTGGCAATAGTAAACCTCTCATCCATGGATAAGGCTTCAATAGCTTCGCCGCAAAACTCCATGGATTTATAAAGAGCCCCATCCACTCCTATATCACCGATGGTATAAAGGATTAAATCCTTGCCTGTAATCCATTTATCCGGCTTCCCTTTATATATAAATTTAATGCTTTCAGGAACCTTAAACCAAGCCTCTCCTATCATCATAGCTGCTGCCATGTCTGTGCTTCCCACCCCTGTAGAAAACGCACCGAGGGCCCCGTAGGTACATGTATGGG is a genomic window of Koleobacter methoxysyntrophicus containing:
- the leuB gene encoding 3-isopropylmalate dehydrogenase, with protein sequence MAKYNIVLLPGDGIGPEVVKEAVKVLQVIGDKYTISFNFTEALVGGAAIEETGDPLPKETLELCRTHKYILFGAVGGPKWEDLPRDKRPERAILDLRKKLELYANLRPAYLFPSLAHSSPLKEEILKNGIDILVVRELTGDIYFGEPRGREALEYGYKAIDTAVYTSREIERIARKAFEIAKKRRKKVTSVDKANVLETSRLWREVVTEVSKKYPQIELNHQYVDNCSMQLIKNPRQFDVILTGNMFGDILSDEASMLIGSIGLLPSASLGERDIAIYEPIHGSAPDIAGQKKANPIAAILSAGMMLKYSFDMPEAEEQIKKAVISTLEEGYRTPDILREGDLPVDTETMGSLIAEKIKTYK
- the leuD gene encoding 3-isopropylmalate dehydratase small subunit produces the protein MLYKGKAIKYGDNIDTDVIIPARYLNIQQPEELAKHCMEDLDKDFLSKIEKGDILVAGRNFGCGSSREHAPIAIKASGISCIIAVSFSRIFYRNSINIGLPILECPEAVIDIENGDILEINGQEGVIINTSKNRTYKAQAFPPFIMDIISKGGLMAYAVERVGSNGEI
- the leuC gene encoding 3-isopropylmalate dehydratase large subunit produces the protein MGMTITQKIIAAHAGKSSVEPGELVLAKVDMILGNDITAPVAIKEFKNAGGQKRVFDRKKIALVPDHFTPNKDINSAQLSKVVREFAKEQEIENYFEVGRMGIEHALLPEIGLVVPGDLVIGADSHTCTYGALGAFSTGVGSTDMAAAMMIGEAWFKVPESIKFIYKGKPDKWITGKDLILYTIGDIGVDGALYKSMEFCGEAIEALSMDERFTIANMAVEAGAKNGIMAPDEKTLKYIDKRAKKPYTIYNSDEDATYAEVYEYNIEDMEPQVALPHLPENVVPVSSVENVAIDQAVIGSCTNGRLKDLRDAAMVLKGNKVHPYTRLIIIPATQEIYLQAVKEGLIEIFIEAGAVVSTPTCGPCLGGHMGILAKGEKAIATTNRNFVGRMGHPESEVYLSNPAVAAASAVKGKITHPREVVNNAV